Within Staphylococcus sp. NRL 16/872, the genomic segment ATTCGGTATAGCCGTTCATATCGCATTCCATGAATATATTTTACCGAAACTTGAATTGACGCCTCCAGTTAAAGATTTACCGATTGAAGAGCGTCTTTCAGAATTATTCGGTCATATTGTATGGATGAATACAATTGATTTAGTTCGTCATTCTGGAAAATAAAGACAAGTTTAGATATTCATTTTCAAAATAGAGAAATAGAAAGGTGAGTATAAGTTATGGCTAAAATATTTGTGACAGGTGCGACAGGATTAATCGGCACAAGATTAGTACAACGTTTAAATGAAGAAGGTCATGAAGTAGCAGGATTCACGACTTCAGAAAAAGGTAAAGAGAAATTAGAAAACCTTAATGTCAAAGCGTATATCGGCGACATCTTAAAAGCAGATACAATTGACGCAGCTATTGGAGATTTTCGTCCAGAAATTATTATTAATCAAATTACTGATTTAAAAAATGTGGACATGGCGGCGAACACGAAAGTACGTGTTGAAGGTGGCAAAAACTTAACTGATGCTGCTTTAAAATATGATGTTAAGAAAGTTGTCGCACAAAGTATTGGATTTATGTATGAACCGGGTGAAGGTTTAGCTACTGAAGAAACACCACTTGATTACAATTCAGAAGGCGATCGTAAAATTACGGTTGACGGTGTTGTAGGTCTTGAAAAAGAAACAGCACGTATGGATAAATATGTTATCTTACGTTTCGGTTGGTTATATGGGCCTGGTACTTGGTATGGTAAAGATGGCATGATTTATAATCAATTCAAAGATGGTGAAGTGACGTTATCTGATGGTGTAACATCATTTGTGCACTTAGACGATGCAGTAGAAATTTCAATTCAAGCAATTGATTTCGACAATGGTATCTATAATGTGGCAGATGATGAACCGGTTAAAGGTTCAGACTTTGCGAAGTGGTATGCTGAAGAAGTTGGTGTTGATCCTAAAGTGACGATTCAACCTGCGCAACCATTTGAAAGAGGCATTACTAACGATAAATTTAAAGCTCAAGGTGGTAAATTAATTTATAATACTTGGAAAGACGGCATGCATCCATTGAAATAACCATACAATGAGAAAGAGGAACTGAAACAATTCATAGTTTCAGTTCCTCTTTTGTATCTATTGGTCTTGTGTAACTTCTGTTTGTGATGGTGTGTTTGAATTCTGACGTTGGCGTTCAATGCGTTGTCGTAACTTTTCACCTTCAGCTTTACCAATCTTAGCGTAATGGCTATGCGCAAAATGCATTTGAATAATTAAGAATGTTGCACTTACTGCCCAATATAAACTCAATGCTGAAGCAGATTGTAAGGAAGCATAGATGATAAATAATGGAGACAAAATCATCATAACGTAATACGTTCTGCGTTCATTCTTAGGATAGTGAATTGAGTTTACTAGTGGTTGAATAAAATAAAGCAAGGCAGCAATACAAGTCATTGCGATATCAGTATGCATCAAATTAAACCATAAGAAGTGAGGATGTTGGATAATCCCACCACTAGTAGGATATTTAATACAAGTATACAATCCTAATAATATAGGAATTTGAATTAAAATTGGTAATGTGCCAATTAAATTTTTAAATGGGTTGATACCATATTCATTGTACTTCTTCATCAACAATTTATTTGCTGCGCTTTTTTCTTCAGGTGTTTCAGCATGTTTAATCTTTTCTTGGATTTTATCAATTTCAGGTTTCACAACTTTCGTTTTGTTACGCACAACGTGAATATTCTTAACTTGAATAAACATTAAAGGCATCAACACAAGACGAATAATTAATACAATCACGATAATTGCCAAACCATAATTGTCATGGAATGAGCGACCTAGGAAATGTAATAGTGCATCCATTGGTCTGACAAATATTGTATAAAAGAATCCATGTTGATCTTCTTTATGAGAATAATCACAACCCGCTAATAATACAATAAGACTCATAAAGAATAAGGACCATTTCTTTTTCATGTCTCTACTCCTATGCATTGAGGTCTTTAATAATCTTAGTCTTTAATATGTTTAGCTTATCACACTTCAGTATATTTTATACTTTTTTGCACAGATTATTTGTTATCTTTTAAGTTAGTTGTTGTTGTTATAATTTTCAAGAATATAAAAGCAAATAGACTTGTTAGAAGTACGAGTATACTCATTAATGCGACTTTAGCAGATGTAGGTAACCAAGACATAATGAATTGCCAGTCTGTATTGGCTAAAACAATGGATGGCAATAAATGGATCATACCTAATATCAGCGCAAAAGCGACAATTAACATTAAGAGCCTAAGTTGGATATTGCGTGATTTGAAATCGAACTTCAACGGTTTATGACTAATGAGATGACGATAAATAAGCACGAAACTACTGATTATTGCTAGAGTTATGATAACTGTAAATGCAATGATTACTGCTTGCCATTGATTGATTAAATTCTGAAGCGTAGTGACATGTTGATTTGCGCTCATCTGAGTATCCAGATGGTGGGCCAGTTCTGGAACATTTTTAGAATAAGCGTTAGCGAGCACCACGATACCATAATCTTTTTTAGGATTCAAAATGATATAAGATGAATAATTCTCTAATGTGCCAGGGTGATAAACCAGTGTATCTTTAGCATTTTCATCTACGAACCAACCTGTAGCATAACTTGTTGGTGAAGTTTTTTGTTCAGTTTTTACCTTAGGTTGATGCGTTTCCTTAATTAATGCACTTTGTTTCGAATGTGAGTTGAGTTGGAAACGAATCCATGGTTCTAAATCTTTAGTACCTGTCATCATATAAGCGGCAGGATTATCACCCAGGTTGAATTCTGGATTATCCACATAAGCTTTACCATACTTCACTTTATATCCTTGCGCGTCGTTAGTCTTTTTCTCATTACTTTCTTTAGTCGTTGAATGACGCATATTTAATGGTTTGAAAATGTGGTTCTTCATATAGTTTGAATAAGATTCGTGAGAGACATTTTGTACGATGAGACCTAACATATCATAGTTCATATTGGAATACTCAAACTGTTTCCCTGGCTTAGCATTAAGTTTACGTCCTTTTATACTGTCTACGATGCCCGCTAAATTGTTGTTCTTTTTTGTGACTTTATCATCATCTGTGATATCGCCAGGAATGCCACTCGTTTGGGCGATTAATTGGTTAACAGTAATATCTTCTTTCTTACCTTTATACTTCATATAAAATCCAGGTATATAGTTACTCACTTTATCGTTTATATTAATTTTCCCATCTTCTACTAATTGCATAATGGCATAGCCAGTAAAAGCTTTTGTGTTAGAGGCAATTTCAAAACGTGTTTTAGGAGAAACTTTAATCTGCTTATCAACATTAGCGTAGCCATAGCCTTTATTAAGAAAAACTTTGTTATGTTTAATAATCAATACCGACATCCCAGGTATGTGGTCATCCTTCATTTCATTTGTAACCATTTTATCGATATATATCTGAGAGGATGGACTAAACATAGAATAGCTAGGTTTCATTTTAATTCCAACTGAAATGATAATCACAATAATCAGTAAAATAATACCACTTATTAATAATTTCTTTTTCATTCATTCTTTTCCTTTAAATAATTATTTTTATCGTAGGCAATCTAAATAATTAACTGTGATAAGTATAGCAACATTTTTTTGAAATAGCTCAATAAAGGGGTTTATACATTGTTAGCAATATTTTTGAGATAGCTATATTATAAAAATATACCTGAAAATATAATAGTAAAAAGTAACTTTTAGGGTATAAATATCTAATAAATCTTATGCTAGTGGCTATACTTTTAGTGAAAATGGGAGTATATTTTACCATTGAAATTGAATATAAAAGAGGTAAGGGTTAAATGTTCACTCAATTTAAAAGACTTTTAATTGGTAAGCCTAAACGAAATAGAGATTTAAAAAATGAGAAAATTAGTAATTTCAAAGCGCTAGCCATTTTATCATCCGATGCCTTGTCATCCGTTGCCTATGGTCCTGAACAAATTTTGATTACATTATCTGTTGTAGGAGCGATTGCATCATGGTATACGTTACCTATTGCTTGTGCTGTATTAATTCTATTGGCTGCGTTAATCTTATCGTATCGTCAAATTATTTATGCCTATCCTAAAGGTGGCGGCGCCTATATGGTGTCTAAGAATAATTTAGGAGAGAAATGGGGCTTACTTGCAGGTGGTTCTTTACTTGTTGATTATATATTGACGGTAGCTGTTAGTATCGCGTCAGGTGCTGATGCATTTGTGGCAGCTTTCCCATCTTTATATCATCACAAAGTATTAATCGCATGTTTATTAGTGTTATTTATTTTGATTATGAATTTACGTGGCTTAACTGAATCGGCTACTGTATTATCATATCCAGTGTATTTATTTATTATCGGGTTAATTATTATGATTATAATCGGTGTTTGGAAAGTTGCGACAGGCCAAGCGACACCTCATATGCATGCAAGTGTAGGTACTGCTGTACCAGGTGTAACGTTATTCCTGTTGTTAAAAGCCTTTTCATCAGGGGCTTCATCACTCACAGGGGTAGAAGCCATTTCCAATGCTGTTACAAACTTTAAAGATCCAGGCCCTAAAAATGCTGTTAAAACATTACTAACTATGGGGGGTATCTTAGCCTTCTTATTAGTAGGTATTGTAGGTTTAGCTTATTGGTACGGTATTATGCCACAAGCTGAGACGACAGTATTATCACAATTAGCCGCAAATGTTTTAGGACATAATGTTGGCTATTACTTTGTACAAGCTACTACAGTGATGATTCTTGTATTAGCTGCCAATACTGGCTTCACAGCTTTTCCAATGTTAGCGGCAAGTATGGCGAAAGATAAATATATGCCTCGCATGTTTAGAGTTCGTGGTGACCGCTTAGGTTATTCTAATTCAATTATTACTTTAGGTGTTTGTGCCATTTTGTTAATTATTATTTTCAATGGTAAAACTGAGAACTTAATTCCATTATATGCAGTGGGTGTGTTTATTCCATTTACATTAGCGCAATATGGCATGGTGCTTAAATGGATTAGAGGTCGTGAAAAAGGATGGGCTACTAAACTCATCGCAAATGCAGTTGGAGGCACGATTACTTTTATCGTGTTTATGATTTTTTTAATTACTAAATTTTCACATGTATGGCCAATTTTAATCTTTTTACCTATTGTGGTTTACGTATTTTTACGTATTAATTCTCACTATAAAGATATTGCGAAACAATTGAAATCAACTGCAATGGTACAAGATATGCCTATAGTTGATAAAAACTTAGCTGTTGTACCTGTAAGTACTATTACATCAGCCATAGATAAATCAGTTTATTACGCACAGATGATTGCTGACGATGTTATTGCTGTGCATGTATCATTTGGTGACGAAGCGGATAAAGACTTTGTTGAAAAGTGGAAAAACCATTTCCCAGACGTGCGTTTAGTTGTTGTACATTCAGAATACCGCAGCGTGATACGTCCAATTTCACGCTTTATTGATAAAATTAATAAAAAAGCGAATGATAAAAATTATGTGATTACTGTGGTAGTACCACAATTCATCACTAAAAAATCTTGGCATAATTTCTTGCATAACCAAACAAGTATACGTTTGAAAATGCATTTATTCTATCAAAAAAACGTTATCTTAGCGACAGTACCATTTAAATTACAGAAATAGTAAAAAGCAGGAACTTGTAAATTAAAATTTCAAGTTCCTGCTTTTTAATTATTTAGTGTTGCGCTTCGTGTGCTAACACGATTTCATTATAGTTTATATTTTCACGCAATTGTGTCGCAATTTCATTAGATACTTTATTGCGAGAAATTAATTCATCAAGTAGTTGACGTTGGATATATAATGCTTCAAGTTTGAGTTCCTGTTGTTGTTGAGTAGTTAAAGCATAAACTTCTTTATTTTCCGCTTTTTGTTGTTTTCTATTTTGATTTTGACGAATTGTACGTGACAATGCATGATACTGGTTAATAATTAAACTTACTTCAAGTACATTTGAACTGTTTTGTTCCTCACGCATTTTCATAATAATATTGTGATTAACGACACGCATAATGTGTTGCACTTTGTTGAAACTATTCGCAAACTGTTTGCGTTGTTCATTACGTTCTTCTTTAACTTTGTTACGTTCTTGTTTATATTCTTCTCTTTTTTCTTTAACTGATGCACGATCCTCTTTAGAAGTTGCTTTATGTTCTTCTCTCATAAGCGCACGGTCTTCTTTATGAATTTTGTGTGCTTCCTTTCGCGAATCTTTTCTAGCCTTAAAGCGTAAGAAGATCATTTTGAAAAAACGGCTTACTTTTCTTAAGAATGACATTTCACGATAAGATTGACTGAATTCCATCACATTGCGATAATCTGTTAAATCCTTTTTAGTAATACGTCCTTTATCAATTAAACGTTCAAGCGTTGTTGTTTCTTCTTTTTCAGCGATTTCCTGTAAACGACGCAATTCTTTCGTATTTTGATTATCAGGTTCCATATTAATTAAGAATGATAATTCATTGAAATATTGATTGAGAATTGGACGATAATCTACATTTTTATTGTCTTTTGCCTTGTTCTTAAAACGATCAAGCACATTCTGAACCATAAATATTTTAGCAGATTGATAGGTCATACCTTTAAAGTCTGAGATCTTTTCTGAAGGCGTAATCATAGGTAAGACGATTTGTGCGACAATCAAACTAATTAATACCATTAATGAGGCAATAAATAATAGATCATTGCGATATGTAAATTCATGATTTTCATTCATCATGTAAGGTAATGTAAGTGCCATAGAGAGCGAAATCGTCCCATGTATACCACACATTGTCATTATAAAGGCATAATGACTACGTTTAGGCGGACCGGCATCTTCTTCCTCATCAAGATAAGACTGCACGTTTTTAGGATAATAAAAATCTTTGAACCATAAATATACCCATATGTATCTAAAGACATATATCGCAAGTGCAATAAGTAAGGTAGTAGTGATAAGGAATGTAATATTTTGAGGTTCTTTATGAATAATTTCCATAAATACTTCAGGGACCATGAACCCTAATACCACAAAGACAAAACCATTTAAAGCGTAACTTAACGTATTCCAAATTTGATTGTAATTCATTTGTAATTCAGTTTGGGCACGAATTAAACGATTGCGTTCTAAGCCATGAATTAATCCAGCAACAACGACAGCGATGATACCTGAGGCATGGAGTTCTTCACCGATAAAATAAATCGCAAAAGGTGTCAGTAACTGAATAAAATTTAAGGTATTACTATCTTTTAATCCTTTATTAGCAGTTAAATAAATTCTTAAGCGAACCACTAATGCACCACCGATAACACCAATTAAAATACCAAGAATGGTTGAAATAATAAATTGACTAATGGCATCAAAGGCAGAAAAACTACCTGTTACTAACGCGGTAACTGCAATTTTAAATGAAATGATACCGGCAGCGTCATTAAGTAATGATTCACCTTCTAGTATTGACATTGAACCCTTTGGTAAGACTTTACCTTTTGTAATAGCGGATACTGCAACGGCATCGGTAGGGCAAAGAATGGCTGCTATAGCAAATGCAGCGGGCATAGGTAAACTTGGCCAAATCCAGTGAATAAAGAAACCTACACCAATAACGGTTGTGAAGACCAGACCCATTGCCATTAAAATGACTGGTTTTCGATATTCCATTAATTTAGTACGAGAAACGTGTGTCCCTTCGACAAATAATAATGGGGCGATGACTGCCATCATAAATACTTCAGATTCAAATTCAAAATGAATTGGAATAGGTAAAATAAAAAGACAGACACCCAATGCGATTTGAATAAAAGCAGTAGGAATTTTAGGAAACCTATTATAAATAATAGAACTAATAATTACTGCACAGATAAATAAGAGGAAAGCTTCTAATAGTTCCATTGGTAACTCCTTTTTAAAAATATGGATAATTATCATTTTACACGATAGTAAATAAGCTATCAAAATTGTATGACTACTATACAAAAGAATTTTTAATTTAACTTATTTTGTTCTATATATTTTCACTTGTAAATTACCTAATTCAAATGACGTAAAAATAGCGAAACATAACCAAGTTCAAGTTGAAGTAGGTTATGTTTCGCTAATATAAATAATAGGGACATAAATTTAATAGTTAATAGAGTTACGTCCTTGTTTACGTGTGCGTTCTGCTAGAATTTCTGCATTCTTTTTATATTTTTTATATAAGAAGAATAAGAAAATAAACCAAATCGGTGAAATAAAGACTGCCATTCTTGTATCTGCACTAAAGAACAATAAGATAAAGACAAAGAAGAAGAATGCTAGGACAATATATCCCATTACTTGTCCACCAAATAATTTGAATTTATTGTTGCGATGTTCTTCTGGATTTTTACGAACATAAATAATATAAGAAATAATAATCATAGCCCAAACGACTAAAAAGAGGACTGTTGATAATGTCGTTACGTAAATAAATAATTGAATTGCATCAGGGAAGATAAAGTTTAATAAAGCAGCTGCAAGCAAAGTCCCCGATGATACAAGCATTGATAAGTAAGGCACACTATTGCCATTTGTTTTACTTAATACTTTAGGTCCCAAACCTTGTTTAGCCAAACCAAATAAAATACGGCTATTTGAATAAATACCACTGTTTGTCGCTGAAGCAGCAGCTGTTAAGACTACAAAGTTAACTAAACCTGCTGCGAAAGGTAAACCGATTAAACTAAACATAGTTACGAATGGACTACTATCTGAATTAATTTTATTCCATGGAATGACTGACATAATGACTAATAATCCACCTACGTAGAATAATAAAATACGAACAGGTACATTGTTAATTGCTTTAGGAATAACATTTCTTGGATCTTTTGTTTCACCAGCTGTCACCCCGATTAACTCAATACCGATAAATGAATAAACTGCAATTTGGAAGGCCATTAAGAAACCAAATGGGCCATTAGGGAAAATTCCGCCGTGATTAACTAAGTTACCAAATGATGCGTGTCCATATGATGTTCTGAATGAAAAGAAGACCATCACAAGGCCTATAATAATCATTGCAATGATAGTTACAATTTTAATGATTGAGAACCAAAACTCTAATTCACCGAATAATTTAGCTCCGAGCATATTGAAAGAGATTAGCATTAATACAATGAACAAAACCGTAATCCAGTGAGGGACTTGAGGAAACCAGAAACTAAAATATTGTCCCATGGCTGTTAAATCAGACATACTAGAAGCAATCCAAGAAAGCCAATACGTCCAACCAATAACGAAGCCTCCAAAAGGTCCGATATATTCATTTGCAATATCTACGAATGAATTAAAGCGTGTATTACTTAATAATAATTCTCCAAGCGCTCTCATAAAGGCAAAGAGCACCATACCAATAATCATATAGGTAATTAATAATGAAGGGCCGGTTAAGGAAATTGTTTGGCCAGACCCTAAAAATAAACCTGTTCCGATTGCGCCACCAATTGCGATTAATTGGATGTGTCTGTTACTTAATTCTCTTTCTAACTGTCTTGCCATAAACTTCCTCCTCAGAAAGAATGATGTCAATATTTTTGTGAAAACGCTTTCTTATATCAGTATTTAAAATCTTCCTTTTAACTGAAGAGCATAAAATTAAATGTACGATAGTATGTAATAGTAGGAATATTCTGTCATTTTATTGGTGTTAATTTTTAATTTTAATAAACTATGTGCCCTTGCTAAAAGTTATTTTTATTATACTCTTAATTTTTCAAAAAACAAATAAATTTATTAAAATACATTAATTGGAATAATTTAAATTTAAAGTCATGTATGAAATAATAAATGAAATCTAAGAAATTATTTAATTAGAGGGAATATATATGAAGATAGGGGCAATTTCAGATTTACATATTGATCGAAATCCTAAATTAGAGGTTCAGGCTTATTTAGCCTCACTAACAAAGGTTGCTATGAAGCGTGACATAGATATTTTATTAATCGCTGGTGACATTTCGAATCATTTTCAAGAAAGCTATCAATTTATTAGAGAGTTACAATATAAATTATCAATACCTGTATTATTTGTGCCTGGGAATCATGATTATTGGGTACCAGATAATTCTATTACGTCTGAAGAAATCTATGAATTCTACGCTAAACAACCGGAATGTTTAATTGGGAAACCTTATATTATTAATAATGATTGGGCGATTGTCGGCCATACAGCTTGGTATGATTATAGTTATGCCGATAATAAGTTTGAAATTGAACGCATTGAGCGAGGTAAATATTATGGCGCAACTTGGCAAGATAAAGTGAAAATAGACTGGCAAATGGATGATAGAACATTATCTCAATTCACTGCCAAGCAAACTAAAAATGACTTAGAAAAAGTAAGTGATAAAAATATTATTTTAATGACCCATATCGTGACGCATCCACAATTTGTCGTGCCAACGCCTCATCGCATCTTTGATTTCTTTAACGCCTTTATCGGCACACGTGATTTTGATAGTTTGTATAAAAATTTTTCTATTAAGTATAGTATTATGGGTCACGTACATTTCCGTAAAACGCTTTTTGATAATGGTGTTACTTATATGTGTCCATGTTTAGGATATCGACGTGAATGGCGTACAGATAACATTGAGGAAGAGATGAACCATGCTTTAGTAGATTTTGTAATAGAAGAATAATTGGAATGTTTCCCTCTAAATGATCATTAAATATAAGATGATTTAGAGGGTATCATTTTAAGATTGTAGATAAATACATTTTTTACCAGGTGCATTAAAACTGCGTTCCATTGTTTTTTTACCA encodes:
- a CDS encoding serine hydrolase; the encoded protein is MKKKLLISGIILLIIVIIISVGIKMKPSYSMFSPSSQIYIDKMVTNEMKDDHIPGMSVLIIKHNKVFLNKGYGYANVDKQIKVSPKTRFEIASNTKAFTGYAIMQLVEDGKININDKVSNYIPGFYMKYKGKKEDITVNQLIAQTSGIPGDITDDDKVTKKNNNLAGIVDSIKGRKLNAKPGKQFEYSNMNYDMLGLIVQNVSHESYSNYMKNHIFKPLNMRHSTTKESNEKKTNDAQGYKVKYGKAYVDNPEFNLGDNPAAYMMTGTKDLEPWIRFQLNSHSKQSALIKETHQPKVKTEQKTSPTSYATGWFVDENAKDTLVYHPGTLENYSSYIILNPKKDYGIVVLANAYSKNVPELAHHLDTQMSANQHVTTLQNLINQWQAVIIAFTVIITLAIISSFVLIYRHLISHKPLKFDFKSRNIQLRLLMLIVAFALILGMIHLLPSIVLANTDWQFIMSWLPTSAKVALMSILVLLTSLFAFIFLKIITTTTNLKDNK
- a CDS encoding cation:proton antiporter encodes the protein MELLEAFLLFICAVIISSIIYNRFPKIPTAFIQIALGVCLFILPIPIHFEFESEVFMMAVIAPLLFVEGTHVSRTKLMEYRKPVILMAMGLVFTTVIGVGFFIHWIWPSLPMPAAFAIAAILCPTDAVAVSAITKGKVLPKGSMSILEGESLLNDAAGIISFKIAVTALVTGSFSAFDAISQFIISTILGILIGVIGGALVVRLRIYLTANKGLKDSNTLNFIQLLTPFAIYFIGEELHASGIIAVVVAGLIHGLERNRLIRAQTELQMNYNQIWNTLSYALNGFVFVVLGFMVPEVFMEIIHKEPQNITFLITTTLLIALAIYVFRYIWVYLWFKDFYYPKNVQSYLDEEEDAGPPKRSHYAFIMTMCGIHGTISLSMALTLPYMMNENHEFTYRNDLLFIASLMVLISLIVAQIVLPMITPSEKISDFKGMTYQSAKIFMVQNVLDRFKNKAKDNKNVDYRPILNQYFNELSFLINMEPDNQNTKELRRLQEIAEKEETTTLERLIDKGRITKKDLTDYRNVMEFSQSYREMSFLRKVSRFFKMIFLRFKARKDSRKEAHKIHKEDRALMREEHKATSKEDRASVKEKREEYKQERNKVKEERNEQRKQFANSFNKVQHIMRVVNHNIIMKMREEQNSSNVLEVSLIINQYHALSRTIRQNQNRKQQKAENKEVYALTTQQQQELKLEALYIQRQLLDELISRNKVSNEIATQLRENINYNEIVLAHEAQH
- a CDS encoding NAD(P)-dependent oxidoreductase, which codes for MAKIFVTGATGLIGTRLVQRLNEEGHEVAGFTTSEKGKEKLENLNVKAYIGDILKADTIDAAIGDFRPEIIINQITDLKNVDMAANTKVRVEGGKNLTDAALKYDVKKVVAQSIGFMYEPGEGLATEETPLDYNSEGDRKITVDGVVGLEKETARMDKYVILRFGWLYGPGTWYGKDGMIYNQFKDGEVTLSDGVTSFVHLDDAVEISIQAIDFDNGIYNVADDEPVKGSDFAKWYAEEVGVDPKVTIQPAQPFERGITNDKFKAQGGKLIYNTWKDGMHPLK
- a CDS encoding amino acid permease; protein product: MARQLERELSNRHIQLIAIGGAIGTGLFLGSGQTISLTGPSLLITYMIIGMVLFAFMRALGELLLSNTRFNSFVDIANEYIGPFGGFVIGWTYWLSWIASSMSDLTAMGQYFSFWFPQVPHWITVLFIVLMLISFNMLGAKLFGELEFWFSIIKIVTIIAMIIIGLVMVFFSFRTSYGHASFGNLVNHGGIFPNGPFGFLMAFQIAVYSFIGIELIGVTAGETKDPRNVIPKAINNVPVRILLFYVGGLLVIMSVIPWNKINSDSSPFVTMFSLIGLPFAAGLVNFVVLTAAASATNSGIYSNSRILFGLAKQGLGPKVLSKTNGNSVPYLSMLVSSGTLLAAALLNFIFPDAIQLFIYVTTLSTVLFLVVWAMIIISYIIYVRKNPEEHRNNKFKLFGGQVMGYIVLAFFFFVFILLFFSADTRMAVFISPIWFIFLFFLYKKYKKNAEILAERTRKQGRNSINY
- a CDS encoding APC family permease, producing the protein MFTQFKRLLIGKPKRNRDLKNEKISNFKALAILSSDALSSVAYGPEQILITLSVVGAIASWYTLPIACAVLILLAALILSYRQIIYAYPKGGGAYMVSKNNLGEKWGLLAGGSLLVDYILTVAVSIASGADAFVAAFPSLYHHKVLIACLLVLFILIMNLRGLTESATVLSYPVYLFIIGLIIMIIIGVWKVATGQATPHMHASVGTAVPGVTLFLLLKAFSSGASSLTGVEAISNAVTNFKDPGPKNAVKTLLTMGGILAFLLVGIVGLAYWYGIMPQAETTVLSQLAANVLGHNVGYYFVQATTVMILVLAANTGFTAFPMLAASMAKDKYMPRMFRVRGDRLGYSNSIITLGVCAILLIIIFNGKTENLIPLYAVGVFIPFTLAQYGMVLKWIRGREKGWATKLIANAVGGTITFIVFMIFLITKFSHVWPILIFLPIVVYVFLRINSHYKDIAKQLKSTAMVQDMPIVDKNLAVVPVSTITSAIDKSVYYAQMIADDVIAVHVSFGDEADKDFVEKWKNHFPDVRLVVVHSEYRSVIRPISRFIDKINKKANDKNYVITVVVPQFITKKSWHNFLHNQTSIRLKMHLFYQKNVILATVPFKLQK
- the yidC gene encoding membrane protein insertase YidC, giving the protein MKKKWSLFFMSLIVLLAGCDYSHKEDQHGFFYTIFVRPMDALLHFLGRSFHDNYGLAIIVIVLIIRLVLMPLMFIQVKNIHVVRNKTKVVKPEIDKIQEKIKHAETPEEKSAANKLLMKKYNEYGINPFKNLIGTLPILIQIPILLGLYTCIKYPTSGGIIQHPHFLWFNLMHTDIAMTCIAALLYFIQPLVNSIHYPKNERRTYYVMMILSPLFIIYASLQSASALSLYWAVSATFLIIQMHFAHSHYAKIGKAEGEKLRQRIERQRQNSNTPSQTEVTQDQ
- a CDS encoding metallophosphoesterase, which gives rise to MKIGAISDLHIDRNPKLEVQAYLASLTKVAMKRDIDILLIAGDISNHFQESYQFIRELQYKLSIPVLFVPGNHDYWVPDNSITSEEIYEFYAKQPECLIGKPYIINNDWAIVGHTAWYDYSYADNKFEIERIERGKYYGATWQDKVKIDWQMDDRTLSQFTAKQTKNDLEKVSDKNIILMTHIVTHPQFVVPTPHRIFDFFNAFIGTRDFDSLYKNFSIKYSIMGHVHFRKTLFDNGVTYMCPCLGYRREWRTDNIEEEMNHALVDFVIEE